Genomic DNA from Nitratidesulfovibrio vulgaris str. Hildenborough:
TTCCGCGTCATCGGCGTCCGGTCGCCTTGCGGGTATGCCGGGCGCAGTGCGGGATGACTGGTCAGGTGTCATGATGGACTGGTGCGGAGGGAGGAGCACCGACTCCGCTCACAGCCGGACAGGCGTGACCCGAACAGGCGTCCCCACCTCCCGCCCCCCCGTCCCGGCCACGCATCGCCACACTTCGCCAGATGCATGTGGATGGAACATATCGCCGACACAAGCGTTGCGTGACAAGGCCCCGGATGTCGCCTATACAGAAAAGAGGCCTTGTACGTTTGCCGCGATTGCACAATCGTCACGATGCGGCAGACAAGAGTGGAGGGGATACCGTCTTTCCGGGGGACCACCATGGAATCCGCAAGGGAGCTTCGCAAGTTCGTCGCGCCGGAGTTCGTCTTCGGCAACGGCGCGGCCCGGCTGGCAGGTCGATATGTGCATAATCTCGGGGGTACCCGCTGCCTCGTGGTCACCGACCCCGGGGTCATGCGAAATGGACATGCCGACACCGTCATTGGCAGCCTCACCGCCTATGGCATAGCCCATGCGGTCTTCCAGGACATTTCGCCCAACCCGCGTGATGTGGAAGTCCAGCGCGGGGTCGAGGCCTACCACCGCGAAGGGTGCGACGCCATCGTCGCCGTGGGGGGCGGCAGCCCCATAGACTGCGCCAAGGGCATCGGCATCGTGGCAAGCAATGGTGGCAGCATCAGCCTCTACGAAGGGGTCGACGCCATCCCCAAGCCGATGCCACCCCTCGTATGCGTCCCCACCACCGCTGGCAGCGCAGCCGACGTCTCGCAATTCGCCATCATCACCGACACGACCCGCATGGTGAAAATCGCCATCGTCAGCAAGGCGGCTGTGGCGGATGTATCGCTCATCGACCCCTCGACCACGAAATCCATGAGCCGCGACCTCACGGCAGCCACGGGCATAGACACCCTCACCCACGCCATCGAAGCCTTCGCCTCCAACGCCAGCGGCCCCATAACCGACATGTTCGCGCTGGAAGCCATCAGTCTCGTGAACACGCATCTGCCGCAGGTGCTTGCAGACGGTGATGACGACACCGCCCGCGAAGGCATGGCACTCGCCTGCCTCAACGCCGGACTGGCCTTCTCCAACGCCATTCTGGGTGCTGTCCACGCCATGGCGCACAGCCTCGGCGGGCTGCTTGACCTGCCCCATGGCGAATGCAACGCCATTCTGCTGCCCTTTGTGGTGCGGCGCAACTTCGACGCAGCCCCCGTGCGGTACGCCCGAGTGGCGAACGCCCTCGGCATCGACGTTGGAGGCACCCCCGCCACCGCCATCCGCGACGCGCTCTTCGACAGGTTGATGACGCTGCGCACGGCCGCCGGGTTCACGCGCGGGCTTTCCGCCTTCGGAGTCACCCGTGAGCAGATAGGACGCCTTGCCCGCCTTGCCGTGGAAGACCCCTGCCTTGCCACCAACCCCGAAGCACTCGACATCGCAGACATCGAGAGCCTGTATGCAGAAGCCCTCTAGGGACGACATCCGCAAGCAACTCATCGGCTTCGGTGAAGATTCGGTACGTAAGAGCTACTACCCGGAGTTGCGCCGCAACCTGCAACAGGTCGAGCGTTTCCGTGCCCTTCTCGAAAGCAGCGGCGACGCCATCTTCACGCTGGACGCCGCCACCGGCATAGTGATGGACTGCAACCATTCGGCGCAGCGCCTCGCTGAACGCGACACGCTCGAAGGCATCGCCCTCGGCGACATCCTGCCCGGCATCCCCGCACCGCCCTTCTCCGGCACACAACGCTTGGAACTGACGAAAGAGGTGGCGGGCTGGAAGATGCACCTCGACGTGATGCTCGAACCGCAGCCCATCGACGGCGGGCGTTACGCCTCGTGCATCGTCCGCGATGTCACCCGCAGGGTGCGCGCCGAACGCGAACTCGCCGACACGCTGGCCACCTACAGGTCGCTCTATGATTCGGTCATGGACGCCATCATCGTCATCGACGGGGCGCGCATCGCCGATTGCAACAATATCGCCGAACGCCTCTTCGGTCTCCACCGGGGAAAACTCATCGGGCGCAGCATCCACGAGATGTCTCCGCCACTCCAGCCCGACGGACGACCCTCACCGCAAATGGCGCTTCAGCATATCGAGGCCGCCATCCGTGGACGCTCCCACCGTTTCGACTGGGTACATATCGGTGCGGAAGGCGTGCCCTTCCGGGCTGAGGTCTCGCTGTCGCCGCTGAAGCACGAGACGCACGACTACTGTATCGCCGTCATCCGCGACGTGACGGAACAGCACAGAATGCGCGAACTCATGATCCAGACGGAGAAGATGCACTCGGTGGGGGGCGTCGCCGCAGGCATGGCGCACGAGATCAACAACCCCCTCTCGGCCATCGCGCAAGCGGCCCAGAACATCGAACGCCGCCTCGCCACCGACCTTGCAGGCAACATCAAGGCGGCGTCCGTCACGGGCATGGACCTCGAGGCCCTCAGGAACTACCTTGAAGCACGCGGCGTTCCCATGCTTCTGGGACACATCCGCGATGCCTGCGCCCGTGCCGCCACCATCGTTCGCAACATGCTCGACTTCTCACGGCGAAGCGACTCAAGCCGCACCACTTGCGACATCGAGGCCATCATCCGCAAGGCGCTGGCACTGGCAGACAACGACTACGACCTTCGCAAGCATCATGATTTCAGGTCGATACACATCTCGTTCGACTGCCCGGACGACCTGCCGACCATCACCTGCGTACCCACCGAACTCGAACAGGTCATCTTCAACCTGCTCAAGAACGCCTCTGAGGCCTTCGCGGACATCGACGCCACAGACAGGCGCGAAGACCCCGCCATACACATCGCCGTCACCACCGAAGAAAGCTACGACGGGCTTCG
This window encodes:
- the ercA gene encoding alcohol dehydrogenase-like regulatory protein ErcA — protein: MESARELRKFVAPEFVFGNGAARLAGRYVHNLGGTRCLVVTDPGVMRNGHADTVIGSLTAYGIAHAVFQDISPNPRDVEVQRGVEAYHREGCDAIVAVGGGSPIDCAKGIGIVASNGGSISLYEGVDAIPKPMPPLVCVPTTAGSAADVSQFAIITDTTRMVKIAIVSKAAVADVSLIDPSTTKSMSRDLTAATGIDTLTHAIEAFASNASGPITDMFALEAISLVNTHLPQVLADGDDDTAREGMALACLNAGLAFSNAILGAVHAMAHSLGGLLDLPHGECNAILLPFVVRRNFDAAPVRYARVANALGIDVGGTPATAIRDALFDRLMTLRTAAGFTRGLSAFGVTREQIGRLARLAVEDPCLATNPEALDIADIESLYAEAL
- a CDS encoding ATP-binding protein, with the protein product MQKPSRDDIRKQLIGFGEDSVRKSYYPELRRNLQQVERFRALLESSGDAIFTLDAATGIVMDCNHSAQRLAERDTLEGIALGDILPGIPAPPFSGTQRLELTKEVAGWKMHLDVMLEPQPIDGGRYASCIVRDVTRRVRAERELADTLATYRSLYDSVMDAIIVIDGARIADCNNIAERLFGLHRGKLIGRSIHEMSPPLQPDGRPSPQMALQHIEAAIRGRSHRFDWVHIGAEGVPFRAEVSLSPLKHETHDYCIAVIRDVTEQHRMRELMIQTEKMHSVGGVAAGMAHEINNPLSAIAQAAQNIERRLATDLAGNIKAASVTGMDLEALRNYLEARGVPMLLGHIRDACARAATIVRNMLDFSRRSDSSRTTCDIEAIIRKALALADNDYDLRKHHDFRSIHISFDCPDDLPTITCVPTELEQVIFNLLKNASEAFADIDATDRREDPAIHIAVTTEESYDGLRLAISDNGPGMHEALRRRVFEPFFTTKPPGKGTGLGLSVSYFIITQNHGGEMWVESQPGAGTTFVIRLPSACAGA